The sequence below is a genomic window from Lolium perenne isolate Kyuss_39 chromosome 4, Kyuss_2.0, whole genome shotgun sequence.
gtcccatcatcttctccacaaccgaagaaaaacccccgaagaaaaccgccggcgatagagaagaatgagatgcccattgtcggcgcatcagccgccagcgcatcggccgctgcccccgtccaggcccctgtcgctgcttccaatgtagcagtcggcgcatcagccgccggcgcatcagccgccggcgcatcggccgccgccaccgtccaggcccccgtcgcttgggacccgtacgaaccagtgccgtacgtcgcgGCGGAGAACCCCTAAGACACCAGCATCATCGACGacaagccggaggtaaccctttgctcccttgttcttatcccatttcaatccttttgtgttagatctagcgttattagggttcgtctgttcctagttcaatccatttgtgttagatctagcgttattagggtgcgtctgttcctagttcaatccttttgtgttagatcttgcgttattagtgcttgtgatttgcttttgtttaagatttgtgccgatgatgatgaatatttgggcacaaattgattcagggtttggtcagtaaacaattggtgtgttcaaaattgttgtgcatgatctttggtttactgactcaaatcctggatataagtgtgtccaatgtaactgaggttacctctttttttcgagcccatattatcatgcatgatcttcactacaagaaatctgccataatatgacgttttttttatgactggaaatcaaaatgtcatagatttatgacgttcctagctttgaccgtccttggccactcggggggcaaaaccctagaaaatcgtgacgttattggACAAAAACGTCATTGgaaatttaggtcaaaacgtcattagcaaaattaagtggcctaCGACGTTTTTCCACGACGATAACGACCAATTAAGATCGTCATATTTGTTTTTTATGATATTTGTCGAATGACTAGATGCCACCTCAGCTGTCTTGCATACGTGTCATGTCCACATGTCTACCACATCGCTATTTGTAGTAGGACTGAACTCATATTTTTAGTAGGCGTTTTTCTATCCATTTTAATAGAGAAAATAAAATTTTAGCAGATAATATATGACTACCTGAAATTAGTTTATAGCTACTACCAAAACCACCTAGCAAGAGACTGTACAGTGGGGCCAACCTGACATAGGTCCCAGCTGCAGCCATAGGTACGAATTACGAAGGAGTGTAAGGAAAAAGTGAGACGCGGAGGGAAAAATTCGGAAACCAGCGCGCGATAGGAAAAAATTAAGAAACTAGCGCGCCACAGGGAAAAATTGCCGCGCATCCGTCGCTCCTCCCTATTATTCGGCCTCACCCGAACCGGTCACCACCTCCAAACCCTAAATCCAAATCCCTCCCTCCTTCCCCTCGATCTGGCGCCGCCACCACCTCCCTCCCTCCTTCCCCTCGAAACACCCCAACCACCGGAGCCAGATTGGCTCCCTCCCCGATCGCCATCCCTCGATCTGCGctattcctcctcctcctcctcacgcgCTCGCTTTTGCTTGGCAGGAAGGGATCCGCAGGGGGGTCGACCTGCTGCGGCGCTGCGACGGCATGGTCAGCAACCTCGGCCTCTTCTCCAACGAGACCAAGGACGACGTCTCCACCGCCAACCTCAAGTACCTGCTCGTATGGCCCCCGTCTCCCTCCCCTTTTCTCACCATCAACCTCGGCCTCTTCTCCCTCCCCTTTTCTCACCGCCGCATCTCAGTTCCAGAAGGCGGCAGAGGAAGAGTAAACCAAACAAGAACACCACTACTGCATTCGCGGCGAGCGAGGAAGAGGCCAAGAGGGAGAGAGGAAGGACGAGCATGGCGTGCCTGCACGACCACGAGTGCGAGTCTCACAACTGCGCCGCAGATTGGTCGCTCTACAACCACGTTGACATCCCCAAGGTTTTTCCTCCCAATCCCCCCTCCATCTCCCTCTCCTGTCTCAGTAATCAGATTGGGCTAGCATCTCTTCAGCGATCGATTAGGGCTTGTCCTTCTTGTTGCATTTCCTGTACTTACGGTTATTTTCCCCCTTGTTCCATGGCATACAGGTGGTGGCTCTGAACGAATCTGTGGCTGGGAGCGTCAAATCGGTCTTCAAGCCGTCGGAGCAGCGCCTCGAGACTTCTGCGGTATGTCCGTATCCCTATCATATGTATGTACCAACAGCGTCGATGTCGCGTTGATTTAGGCACGCCTGGTGGTTCCCCTTAGAGACATCAGCAGCGGGACTTCAGATTACAATCTAGTACTGTAGTAGTAGTTCAGTAACCTCTAGTCACCATGCCCCTGTTCTTGCTGCTTGTTTCCAGCCAAATATGCCATGGGTCAGGCGTAATATGGCATGGACAAAGATGCTTCATTTGGAGTATATCTATTTGACTGAATTAGTGTTCCCATCATCTCTGTCATGTGGAAGTCATGCCAATCTGCATTAGTACATGCACGTTTCAAATATGCAGCTCAATTCATATTTTAGGGTGACCTATTCTTAAGATTTTCTTACCACTCTATTGTCAAATAACATGTCATGCTTTCAACTTTTAAGTGATATTCCTATAGTAAATTATAGATTGCCTTCTGGTGAAGCTAGCTAGCAACCTATTTCATATTTAACAACAGGTCTTCCAATATGTGAGATGTAGACCAAATTTATGTCATGTGGTGTGTTGATTGTCTCATTTCAATTTTGAACAATTTTCTGCAATTTAGAATTATTATATTTAGCTCTACTACACCAAATTAGCTGCCCTATGACCAGAGCTTTTTATTTCTGAAGCATCGAGTCTACTATGAACAGTGCCCCTAATTTATCTCTGTTTTGGACTGACTTATCAGTTGTATTTTAATCATACTATCATCAAAATATTAACAACTACATATGCAAACTTACCTCTCTGATTACTTAGCTTTGCGGTTGTATATCAGTTTAATTAAAATAGACGTACAAGCTCATGATCTTTATTTGCTGTAATTCCCACTTGCAAAACTCATGTGTTATCACCACATAGCGCTATCTTTTTTATTGCATCAGGCCTTGGAAATAATACTACCCAATTGCATCAGACATGCTGATGATGTATAAATATATTCCACCTTG
It includes:
- the LOC139830567 gene encoding uncharacterized protein — translated: MACLHDHECESHNCAADWSLYNHVDIPKVVALNESVAGSVKSVFKPSEQRLETSAVVLARCWDAMLDGDVLTGNRLLCGWWSG